The Cydia amplana chromosome 11, ilCydAmpl1.1, whole genome shotgun sequence genome includes a region encoding these proteins:
- the LOC134652200 gene encoding programmed cell death protein 5, protein MADPELEQIRQQRLAQLQAKHGGTGDPNQGKQQEERMQAMEEAKHTILAQALSQDARARLNTIKLSRPEKGAMVENMICRMAQMGQVRTKISEQELIQLLESVNQQMGKSTSTVKFDRRRAALDSDDDL, encoded by the exons TGGAACAAATCAGACAACAGCGATTAGCTCAGTTACAAGCTAAACATGGG GGAACAGGCGATCCGAACCAGGGTAAGCAGCAGGAGGAGAGAATGCAAGCTATGGAAGAAGCAAAACACACGATTCTTGCGCAAGCCCTGAGTCAAGATGCCCGGGCCAGAT TGAACACAATAAAACTAAGCAGACCAGAGAAAGGTGCCATGGTGGAAAACATGATCTGCAGAATGGCTCAAATGGGACAAGTACGCACCAAGATCTCTGAGCAAGAACTGATCCAACTCCTAGAGTCGGTCAACCAGCAGATGGGGAAATCAACCAGCACTGTTAAATTTGACAGGAGGAGGGCGGCCCTTGATTCTGATGATGATTTGTAG